Within the Corynebacterium tuberculostearicum genome, the region ATCGGCCTTGACCAGGATGTCACCGCGCATCCAAGTGAATAGATCCAAATGCTGCATGCGGGCAACCGGATCAAAGTCCTTGGACTGGGCGTAGATGGGGGCGGTAACCTCGCGGTGGTCCCATTCGCGCTTTGCCCACGGGATAACGCGCTGCATCTGCTCAAAGTTGAAGGAACGAGCGTTGCCGTAGTAGCGCTCTTCCATCGTCATCGAGCCGCGATTAAGCAGGGACTTGCCCTTCATGCCCTCCGGTAGAACCTGGGAGAGCTTGCCCAGTCCGCGACGCAGCGGCGACGGGATCTTCTCAAACGGCGCGAGGGATAGTGGTTCCTTGTAGATGGTGTAGCCACCAAAGAGCTCGTCCGCGCCCTCGCCGGAAAGAACTACCTTGACATGTTTGCGGGCTTCCTGCGCCACAAAGTACAGCGGGACCAGCGAGGGGTCAGCCACCGGATTGTCCAGGTACCACATGATCTTCGGGATGGACTCGGCATATTCTTCGGGGGAGACAATCTTGACGATGTGCTCCACACCAATAGCTTCCGCGGACTCTGCCGCGACATCGACCTCAGAATAGCCCTCGCGCTCAAAGCCGGTGGTAAAAGTCAGTAGATCCGGGTTGTGGCGCTTGGCCAGAGTGGCAATAGCGGTGGAGTCAATGCCGCCGGATAGGAAGGAACCCACGGTGACGTCGGCACGCATGTGCTTAGCGACGGAATCTTCCAGCGCCTCCGCAATGCGGTTAAATAGCTGCTGCTCTTCGCCTTGCTTAACCTGCTGCACAGGGAAGCGAGGCTTGAAGTAGCGCTCGGCGACAACGTCTTCGCCTGGACGAAGGGTAACAGTGCAGCCGGATTCTACGCGGCGAATATTCGCGTGGAGGGATTCTGGCTCCGGGACGTATTGCAGGTCCACGTAGTGTTCAATGGCGCGACGGTCAAGGTTGAGATCTAGACCGAGCTGATCCGCCATCTCCAAGATGCACTTCATCTCCGAAGCGAAAACGGTACCCGCCTCGGTAGTGGCGTAATACAGCGGCTTGATGCCAAATTGGTCGCGAGCGGCAAACATCGTCTTGGTGTGGGTGTCCCAGATGACAATGCCGAACATGCCGCGCAGATGGTTGACTACGTCCTTGCCCCAGTGGTGGTAGCCCACCACGATGGGCTCGCCATCGCCCTCGGTGTGGAAGGTGTAGCCGAGGCCCTTGAGCTCCTCGCGCAGCTCCACGTAGTTGTAGATTTCGCCATTAAAGGTCATGGCGTAGCGGTCGGGCTCGTCCTCTGGGCCCCAGCGGAGGGGCTGATGGGAGTGCTCCAAGTCAATAATGGACAGGCGGTTGAAGCCGAAGGCGGCATCGCCGTCATGCCACGTGCCGGCCGCATCTGGGCCGCGGTGGCGCATGCAGGGCAGGGAACGTTCCAGCGCGTCAACGTACTTATCTACGTTGCCCGTGGCGGCGAGCATGCCAAGAAGTCCGCACATGAAAAGATTGCTCCTTATATATAAGCGTCTATTGCTAGTCACCCACTTTACGGCCAGAGGGCGTGAAACCAGAACACGCCACGGCTTAAGGAAACCTGCCGACCGCCTTGGAATTAGCTTCCCCGATAGGGGTGCGAACTTTCGGATGATGGTTCCGCCGGATCCCTGTGAATTGGCGCACACGGATTCTGTGGCTGCTGGGGGTGCGGTTGGAACATTGTGCAGGTGGGGCGGTAACCTACCTGAAGGAGAATATGAAATGAGTGCACTAGGTGCCCTTTTATGCCTTTAAACAGGCTGGGAATCTGGCAATTATCCTCTATTCTGATTGGGTAAGAGTGCTCTGTGAGTATTCGAGAAGTTTTGTGTGGACAGAAAGGCAGAACACACGTGGGACAGCGTAATAAGCGCACCTTTGCCCGTAAGGCGGGCGTAGCTGGCGCACTTGCCCTGGGTGGACTCGCTCTGGCAGGTTGTGACGTTCAGGCGCCAACTGCTGTAGAGAACCTCCTGGGATTCGGTTGGCCGAAGGGCATTACCCCTGAGGCGGAGGCCATGTACAACTTCTGGATTTGGGTCTGGGTTGCCGCATGGATCGTTGGTTTTATTATGTGGGGCCTGTTCCTCACTGCAATCTTCCGCTGGGGCGCGAAGAAGGCAAAGAAGGATGGCAAGGGCGAGTTCCCGCGCCAGATCCAGTACAACGTTCCACTGGAGATGGTTCTGACCATCGTCCCTATCCTCATCATCATGGGCCTGTTCTTCTTTACCGTTCAGACTCAGCAGAAGGTCACCGCCTTGGATAAGGATCCAAAGGTTGTCGTCGACGTCACCGCGTTCCAGTGGAACTGGAAGTTTGGTTACGCCGAGAACCATGTCAATGGTGAGAACTACGACGGCGCCGACAAGGAGCGTCAGGCTGAGGCAGAGAAGACTGCTCACGACCCTGAGGGTGTGGACAACCCGAACCCAATCCACGGCAAGTCCATGGGCGACCTTTCCTACCTGAACTACAACAAGATTGAGACCGTCGGTACCACCGAAGAGGTTCCGGTTCTGGTTCTTCCTTCCGATACTGCGATTGAGTTCCGCCTCGCTTCCGGCGACGTGTCCCACGCATTCTGGGTACCGGAGTTCTTGTTCAAGCGCGACGTCTACGCACACCCAGAGGCAAACGCTCAGGAGCGTAGCTTCCAGGTGGAAAAGATTGAGAAGCAGGGCGCATTCGTTGGCCGTTGTGCCGAGATGTGCGGTACCTACCACTCGATGATGAACTTTGAAATCCGCGTTGTCTCTCCGGAGGACTTCAATACCTACCTGAAGTTCCGAGAGGACAACCCAGAGGCCACCAACGCGGAAGCCCTGGAAGAAATCGGCCAGGACCCATATGCGGTAACCACCCACCCGTTCTCCGGCGAGCGTGACACCGCTAAGGGCGACAACTACGTAAACACCGCGGCATAAGAGATAAGGACACAACACAATGCGTGCAACATCGAAAGTCTTTTACTCAATCGCGACGTACCTTCTTGTCTCGCTGATTGTCTACATCTTCGGCGTCACCTTCGTTAAGGACGATGGCTACCTCTACGGTGCCGAGTGGGTTGGCATCGTGGGCATGTTCCTTGCCTTCCTGCTGTGCATGATGCTGGGTGCTTACCTTCACTTCACTGATGACCGCAGTGACGTCCTGCCAGAGGATTGGGAAGAGGCAGAAACTGAAGATGCCGCTGGCATCCTTGGCTTCTTCTCCCCAGGCTCCATCTGGCCGCTGGCTATGACTGGCGCCATTGGCCTTCTTGGCTTGGGAATCATCTTCCTCTACTTCTGGCTGATTGCCCTCGGCGCTGTCTGCCTCATCGCGGCCTGCACCGGCCTGTCCCTCCAGTACGGCCTGCCGAAGGAAAAGCACTAATTCCTCGATGTAAAGGAATCCCTGCCTAAAACTTCTCCGCCCTCCTAGTCACTATGGCTAGGAGGGCTTTGGCGATCCAGCGTCGTTCGCGACGCAAGAAAGTTCCCGAGAGTTTCAAAAGTTTTACCGGTGGGGGAGGAGTGGCTGATCTTGCTGCATGTTCGCGATGGCACTTCTTCTGCATTCTGGCACGTAGGAGCCGATTTTTGCGGGGGTCGTTCGAAAGTTGTAAAGCGGGGCGTTTAGGGAGCTCGTGGAGTGTGATTTATCTCTCCAGGCAACGGGGGCGGGTACACGGACTGGTGCATCGATAAGTGGAGGCGTCGGGTGGCCGGGGTGCTTCGGAATTTCAGGGTAGGGCCCGACGTGTGGTGTCACCTGCATCAATGGGACGTCGGAAAGCGGGGCGAAAAGTTCCCGTTTGGAAAAATAAAGTTTTTGACTCTGACTTGCTGGCCTTTTGCTGGACGAAGCATCAAAAAAGAATGGAGAAAGCGGGGGGAATCGAGGTGACTTCAGCGCCCGGAACGGCCATAATAGCCACTGTGACGAGCGTAGTTTCTAACCAAGGTATGACAGCACCACGTGCTGCCTCACTGAACCGACCCAATATGGTCAGTGTCGGCACTATCGTGTTCCTGTCTCAGGAATTGATGTTCTTTGCCGGACTGTTCGCGATGTGGTTTACCTCGCGAGCAAACGGTCAGGAAGGCGATTGGGCGGAGCACACCGCCCATATCAACCTGCCCATGGGTTTCCTCATTACGGCAGTGCTGATTTCTTCTTCTGTGACCTCGCAGTTCGGCGTGTTTGCCGCAGAAAGGGGTGACGTTTACAAGCTTCGACTCTGGTACACCGTAACGCTGGTACTGGGCGTTGTGTTCCTGGGCATCATGGCGTTTGAGTGGACCGAGTTGATTCACGCAGGTGTGACTGTGCAGTCCAGCGTCTTCGGTTCGGTGTTCTACATCATCACCGGCTTCCACGCTGCGCACGTGACCGCGGGTCTGATTTCTTTTGCAATCATTCTCGCGCGCGTTGCTAAGTCCAAGTTCACGCCGGCACAGGCGACCGCAGCAATGGCAGTGTCCTACTACTGGCACTTCGTTGACGTTGTGTGGATCGGCGTTTTCACCGTTATTTACTTGGTCCAGTAGCACTGGCCACAATCCCCAAACAGTCCTCCCGTGTTCGAGTTATCTAAAGGAAAATGATGGATAACAATTCGCAGTCCGTGGCAGTGGAGCAGACCACTGCGGCGGCTAAGAAGACCCGCCGTCGCCGCAAGGCGAAGCGCACCCTTGCCGGTGGCTTCGCTTTGGCGATTGGCCTGTCCGGTGCGGGCGTCTTGGCTTCTGCCTTGACCCCGGACGCACAGGTCGCCACGGCGGAAAAAGATGACCAAGCCCTCGTCCAAGAGGGTAAGGACATCTATGACACCGCTTGTATCACCTGCCACGGTGCCAATCTGCAGGGCATCGAAGGTCGCGGTCCGTCCCTCGTCGGTATCGGTGCTGGTTCCGTGTACTTCCAGGTGCACTCCGGCCGTATGCCGATGATGTCTAACGACGCCCAAGCAGAGCGCAAGGCTCCTCGCTACACCGAGCAGCAGACTCTGGCTCTTGCTGCATATGTTGCAGCCAACGGTGGCGGCGCAGACATTGTCTACAACGACGACGGAAGCGTTGCTCAGGAATCGCTGCGTGGTGCTAACTACAATGGCGAAATCCAGGCAGAAGACGTAGCGAAGGGCTCCGAGCTCTTCCGCATGAACTGCGCTTCCTGCCACAACTTCACCGGCCAGGGCGGCGCTCTGTCCTCCGGTAAGTTCGCTCCGGAGCTGGCTCCGGCAAGCGAGCAGGAGATCTACCAGGCAATGCTGACAGGTCCGCAGAACATGCCTAAGTTCTCCGACCGCCAGCTGACCGCAGATGAGAAGAAGGACATCATTGCCTACCTCAAGTCTGCAAAGGAAACTCCTTCCCCAGCAGGTTGGGACCTTGGTGGTCTCGGCCCAGTAGCGGAAGGCCTGGCAATGTGGATTATCGGTATTAGCGCCCTGTGCGCTGCCGCTATGTGGATTGGATCGCGCTCATGAGCAATGTGAAGAAGAATTACACTAACGCTGAGCTCGACAGGATGAGCAACGATGAACTCGCTGCTCTTGGTACCGAGCTCGATGACGTCACCGTTGCGTTCCGTAAGGAACGTTTCCCAGTCGAAGGTGACCCAGCTGAAAAGCGCGCTGGACGTAACGTTGCTATCTGGTTGTTCCTGTCCGTCATTGGCGGTCTCGGGTTCCTCGGCGTTTATCTGTTCTGGCCGTGGCAGTACAAGCAGCTAGGGGAGGAGGGCCATATTTGGCACACTCTCTACACCCCTCTGCTGGGTATTACTGCTGCCCTCGCAATTTGCGGCTTGGGCATCGCCATCGTTCAGTACGTTAAGAAGATTCTCCCAGAAGAGATTTCCGTGCAGCGTCGTCACGACGGTCCTTCCGAAGAGGTTGATCGCCGTACCCTGACCGCCCTTCTGAACGATTCTTGGAAGACCTCGACTCTGGGTCGCCGCAAGACCGTCCAAGGTCTGCTGGGCGGCGCCGGCGTTCTGTTCGGTCTAACCGTGATTGCTCCGCTTGGCGGCGCAATCAAGAACCCCTGGAAGGTTCGCCACAATATGAACTATGCCGGCGACGGCACCCTGTGGACTTCCGGTTGGACCCTGCACAATGAAGGCGTCAAGCTCTACCTGGCGCGCGACACCGGCACTATCGCCGAGAAGCATTCTGGCGAAACCGGTGAGCACTACAGCACCAAGGGTGTTACCCGCTTGGTTCGTGTGCGCCCGGAGGATCTGGCAGCAGGCGGCATGGAGACCGTCTTCCCGCTGGCAGAAGAAGACGTCAACGATGGCGACAAGTACGATGCCGAGCGCGATGTCTACGAGCACCACATGCACTCGATTCACGGCAACCGCAATGCGGTCATGCTGATTCGCCTGCGTCACCACGACGCCCAGAAGGCAATCGAGCGCGAAGGTCAGGAAGACTTCCACCACGGCGATTACTACGCCTACTCCAAGATCTGTACCCACATCGGTTGCCCGACCTCTCTGTATGAGGCGCAGACCAACCGAATCCTGTGCCCGTGCCACCAGTCGCAGTTCGACGCTTTGCACTACGGAAAGCCGGTCTTCGGCCCGGCTGCCCGTGCACTGCCACAGCTGCCTATCACGGTGGATGACGAGGGCTACCTCGTTGCACAGGGCAACTTCATTGAGCCTGTCGGCCCGGCATTCTGGGAGCGTAAGTCATAATGAGCAATAAACTCGCCCAAATGGGCAACAATATGGATGAGCGCTATAGCGCCGCCGGCGTGCTGAGGACTCAGCTGAACAAGGTCTTTCCGACCCACTGGTCCTTCATGCTTGGTGAGATGGCGCTATACAGCTTCATCATTCTTGTACTGACCGGTATCTATCTGGCGCTGTTCTTCGACCCGTCCATCACCAAGGTCATTTACGACGGCACCTACGCACCGCTTAATGGTGTAGAAATGTCCCGCGCATACGCCACTGCGCTGGATATCTCCTTTGAAGTTCGTGGTGGCCTGTTCGTGCGCCAGATGCACCACTGGGCAGCTTTGCTGTTCATGATGTCCATGGTTGCGCACATGCTGCGCATCTTCTTCACCGGCGCATTCCGTCGTCCGCGTGAGGCAAACTGGATCATCGGTTGCGCACTTATCCTGCTGGGCATGATCGAGGGCTTCCTTGGTTACTCCCTGCCGGACGACCTGCTTTCCGGTGTTGGTCTGCGAATCATGTCCGCCATCATCCTGGGCCTGCCGATTATCGGTACCTGGCTGCACTGGGCAATCTTTAGCGGTGACTTCCCGTCTGACCTGATGTTGGATCGTTTCTACATCCTGCACGTTCTGGTTATTCCGGGCATCATCCTTGGCTTGATTGCAGCCCACCTGATTATGGTTTGGTTCCAGAAGCACACCCAGTTCCCTGGACCGGGTCGTGCAGAGAACAACGTGGTTGGTGTGCGCATTATGCCGGTCTTTGCCACTAAGGCTATCGGCATGGGCATGATGGTTGCTGGCGTACTGGCGCTGATGTCTGGTCTGCTGACCATCAACGCAATCTGGACGCTCGGACCTTATAACCCATCCCAGGTTTCTGCTGGTTCCCAGCCAGATATCTACATGCTGTGGACTGACGGTGTTGCTCGTGTCATGCCGGCATGGGAGCTCTACATCGGCAACTACACCATTCCTTCCGCGTTCTGGGTAGCCCTGCTGTGTGGCCTCATGGTCGTCCTGCTGATGGCGTACCCGTTCTTGGAGAAGAAGTTCACCGGCGACGATGCACACCACAACCTGCTGCAGCGTCCGCGCGATGTTCCTACCCGCTCCGCTATCGGCGCGGCTGCGATCGTGTTCTTCCTGCTGGTTACCCTTTCCGGTGGTAACGACCACGTGGCACACTTCTTCCAGATTTCGCTGAACGCTATGACCTGGGTTGGTCGTATCGGCCTCATCGTGCTGCCTCCGATTGCGTACTTCATGACCTACCGCATTTGTGTTGGTCTGCAGCGCTCTGACCGCGAGGTGCTGGAGCACGGTATTGAAACCGGCGTTATCAAGCAGATGCCGAATGGTGCCTTCATCGAGGTTCACCAGCCGCTCGGCCCGGTTGATGCCGATGGACACCCGGTTCCGCTCGAGTACGCAGGTGCTCAGGTGCCGAAGCAGCTGAACCACCTCGGCCTCGCTGATTCCGAGACCCAGGGCACCTTCAGCCCTGATGACTCGGCCCTCATGCGCCGAGTACACGAAATCCACTCCGATAATCACGACGAGGAAGCGGAGATGTTCCGCCGCCTTAACGAGGCTAACCGTCGTGAGGACGAGGAAAACGGCCGCATCTAACCGCTTTTCCTGAGGACTACTCGAAACGCGCTCGCAGACCCGCCCTTGCTCTTGTTGAAGGAGCAAGGGCGGGTCTTGCGTATATACAGATCGATTCCGAACGCAGTCCTCATTTTTCTGGCT harbors:
- the ctaF gene encoding aa3-type cytochrome oxidase subunit IV, whose protein sequence is MRATSKVFYSIATYLLVSLIVYIFGVTFVKDDGYLYGAEWVGIVGMFLAFLLCMMLGAYLHFTDDRSDVLPEDWEEAETEDAAGILGFFSPGSIWPLAMTGAIGLLGLGIIFLYFWLIALGAVCLIAACTGLSLQYGLPKEKH
- the qcrB gene encoding cytochrome bc1 complex cytochrome b subunit, with amino-acid sequence MSNKLAQMGNNMDERYSAAGVLRTQLNKVFPTHWSFMLGEMALYSFIILVLTGIYLALFFDPSITKVIYDGTYAPLNGVEMSRAYATALDISFEVRGGLFVRQMHHWAALLFMMSMVAHMLRIFFTGAFRRPREANWIIGCALILLGMIEGFLGYSLPDDLLSGVGLRIMSAIILGLPIIGTWLHWAIFSGDFPSDLMLDRFYILHVLVIPGIILGLIAAHLIMVWFQKHTQFPGPGRAENNVVGVRIMPVFATKAIGMGMMVAGVLALMSGLLTINAIWTLGPYNPSQVSAGSQPDIYMLWTDGVARVMPAWELYIGNYTIPSAFWVALLCGLMVVLLMAYPFLEKKFTGDDAHHNLLQRPRDVPTRSAIGAAAIVFFLLVTLSGGNDHVAHFFQISLNAMTWVGRIGLIVLPPIAYFMTYRICVGLQRSDREVLEHGIETGVIKQMPNGAFIEVHQPLGPVDADGHPVPLEYAGAQVPKQLNHLGLADSETQGTFSPDDSALMRRVHEIHSDNHDEEAEMFRRLNEANRREDEENGRI
- the asnB gene encoding asparagine synthase (glutamine-hydrolyzing), with translation MCGLLGMLAATGNVDKYVDALERSLPCMRHRGPDAAGTWHDGDAAFGFNRLSIIDLEHSHQPLRWGPEDEPDRYAMTFNGEIYNYVELREELKGLGYTFHTEGDGEPIVVGYHHWGKDVVNHLRGMFGIVIWDTHTKTMFAARDQFGIKPLYYATTEAGTVFASEMKCILEMADQLGLDLNLDRRAIEHYVDLQYVPEPESLHANIRRVESGCTVTLRPGEDVVAERYFKPRFPVQQVKQGEEQQLFNRIAEALEDSVAKHMRADVTVGSFLSGGIDSTAIATLAKRHNPDLLTFTTGFEREGYSEVDVAAESAEAIGVEHIVKIVSPEEYAESIPKIMWYLDNPVADPSLVPLYFVAQEARKHVKVVLSGEGADELFGGYTIYKEPLSLAPFEKIPSPLRRGLGKLSQVLPEGMKGKSLLNRGSMTMEERYYGNARSFNFEQMQRVIPWAKREWDHREVTAPIYAQSKDFDPVARMQHLDLFTWMRGDILVKADKINMANSLELRVPFLDKEVFKVAESIPYDLKISHGTTKYALRKAMEQIVPAHVLHRKKLGFPVPMRHWLAGDELYGWAQDTINESQTEDIFNKKEVLEMLKEHRDGVSDHSRRLWTVLSFMIWHGIFVEKRIDPQIEQRDYPVKL
- the ctaE gene encoding aa3-type cytochrome oxidase subunit III, yielding MTSVVSNQGMTAPRAASLNRPNMVSVGTIVFLSQELMFFAGLFAMWFTSRANGQEGDWAEHTAHINLPMGFLITAVLISSSVTSQFGVFAAERGDVYKLRLWYTVTLVLGVVFLGIMAFEWTELIHAGVTVQSSVFGSVFYIITGFHAAHVTAGLISFAIILARVAKSKFTPAQATAAMAVSYYWHFVDVVWIGVFTVIYLVQ
- the ctaC gene encoding aa3-type cytochrome oxidase subunit II, which encodes MGQRNKRTFARKAGVAGALALGGLALAGCDVQAPTAVENLLGFGWPKGITPEAEAMYNFWIWVWVAAWIVGFIMWGLFLTAIFRWGAKKAKKDGKGEFPRQIQYNVPLEMVLTIVPILIIMGLFFFTVQTQQKVTALDKDPKVVVDVTAFQWNWKFGYAENHVNGENYDGADKERQAEAEKTAHDPEGVDNPNPIHGKSMGDLSYLNYNKIETVGTTEEVPVLVLPSDTAIEFRLASGDVSHAFWVPEFLFKRDVYAHPEANAQERSFQVEKIEKQGAFVGRCAEMCGTYHSMMNFEIRVVSPEDFNTYLKFREDNPEATNAEALEEIGQDPYAVTTHPFSGERDTAKGDNYVNTAA
- the qcrC gene encoding cytochrome bc1 complex diheme cytochrome c subunit → MMDNNSQSVAVEQTTAAAKKTRRRRKAKRTLAGGFALAIGLSGAGVLASALTPDAQVATAEKDDQALVQEGKDIYDTACITCHGANLQGIEGRGPSLVGIGAGSVYFQVHSGRMPMMSNDAQAERKAPRYTEQQTLALAAYVAANGGGADIVYNDDGSVAQESLRGANYNGEIQAEDVAKGSELFRMNCASCHNFTGQGGALSSGKFAPELAPASEQEIYQAMLTGPQNMPKFSDRQLTADEKKDIIAYLKSAKETPSPAGWDLGGLGPVAEGLAMWIIGISALCAAAMWIGSRS
- the qcrA gene encoding cytochrome bc1 complex Rieske iron-sulfur subunit produces the protein MSNVKKNYTNAELDRMSNDELAALGTELDDVTVAFRKERFPVEGDPAEKRAGRNVAIWLFLSVIGGLGFLGVYLFWPWQYKQLGEEGHIWHTLYTPLLGITAALAICGLGIAIVQYVKKILPEEISVQRRHDGPSEEVDRRTLTALLNDSWKTSTLGRRKTVQGLLGGAGVLFGLTVIAPLGGAIKNPWKVRHNMNYAGDGTLWTSGWTLHNEGVKLYLARDTGTIAEKHSGETGEHYSTKGVTRLVRVRPEDLAAGGMETVFPLAEEDVNDGDKYDAERDVYEHHMHSIHGNRNAVMLIRLRHHDAQKAIEREGQEDFHHGDYYAYSKICTHIGCPTSLYEAQTNRILCPCHQSQFDALHYGKPVFGPAARALPQLPITVDDEGYLVAQGNFIEPVGPAFWERKS